One region of Longimicrobiaceae bacterium genomic DNA includes:
- a CDS encoding MarR family winged helix-turn-helix transcriptional regulator → MSTQGTPVQAEVPRVMDAVRRIVRAARVVSRQNEKEIGISGAQLYVLQELSQQPAGSLNDLAERTTTHQSSVSAVVSRLVERGLVRREPSPEDARRVQIALTKAGRDIVDSAPPSAQAQLVAGLKRMEPDDRRMLADLMERWLRESQVDTAPAPFLFEDDAPPGGTGDG, encoded by the coding sequence GTGAGCACCCAGGGAACGCCGGTGCAGGCCGAGGTGCCGCGGGTGATGGACGCGGTCCGCCGCATCGTGCGCGCGGCGCGGGTCGTATCGCGGCAGAACGAGAAGGAGATCGGGATCAGCGGGGCCCAGCTGTACGTGCTGCAGGAGCTGTCGCAGCAGCCCGCGGGCTCCCTGAACGACCTCGCCGAGCGCACCACCACGCACCAGAGCTCGGTGTCGGCGGTGGTGTCGCGCCTGGTGGAGCGCGGCCTGGTGCGGCGCGAGCCCTCGCCCGAGGACGCGCGCCGAGTCCAGATCGCGCTCACGAAGGCGGGGCGCGACATCGTGGACAGCGCCCCTCCGTCGGCGCAGGCCCAGCTCGTGGCCGGGCTGAAACGGATGGAGCCGGACGACCGCCGCATGCTGGCGGATCTGATGGAGAGGTGGCTGCGCGAGTCGCAGGTGGACACCGCGCCGGCACCCTTCCTCTTCGAAGACGACGCGCCGCCGGGCGGAACGGGCGACGGATGA